One Phaseolus vulgaris cultivar G19833 chromosome 4, P. vulgaris v2.0, whole genome shotgun sequence DNA window includes the following coding sequences:
- the LOC137837033 gene encoding 7-deoxyloganetin glucosyltransferase-like yields the protein MSNPTERKPHAVLIPYPAQGHINPLFGLAKLLHLRGFHITFVHTEYNYKRLLNSRGLKAFDGSQDFHFETIPDGLPLTDEADNVTQDIVSLCKTVGENFLLPFRELLARLNDSAIVGHIPPVTCLVSDCSLTFTTQAAQELALPILLFSPSSANSLLSIMHFRTLSDKGLIPLKDESYLTNGYLDTKLDWIPGLQNFRLKDMPDFIRTTDPNNFMVEYSIGMADSVLKAPAIVINTSDELESEALKALSSMLPSVYPIGPFPSFLNQSPQSHLESLGSNLWKEDTEWLEWLKSKEPNSVVYVNFGSITVMSPEKLLEFAWGLANSKRPFLWIIRPDLVFGGSVILSSEFVNEISDRGLIASWCPQEQVLNHPSIGGFLTHCGWNSTIESICAGVPMVCWPFFADQPTNCRNICNEWGIGIEIDTDVKRKEVEKHVNELMVGEKGKKMRQKVMQLKKKAKEDTRSGGLSFMNLDKVISEVLFKQN from the exons ATGAGTAACCCAACAGAGAGAAAGCCACATGCAGTGTTGATCCCATATCCAGCTCAAGGCCATATCAATCCTTTGTTCGGATTAGCAAAGTTGCTTCATCTTAGAGGCTTTCACATTACCTTTGTCCACACTGAATACAACTACAAACGCTTGCTCAATTCAAGGGGTCTTAAAGCCTTTGATGGTTCTCAAGATTTTCATTTTGAGACAATCCCAGATGGTCTTCCCCTCACAGATGAAGCTGATAATGTCACTCAAGACATAGTGTCCCTTTGTAAAACAGTGGGAGAAAACTTTCTCCTACCCTTTCGTGAACTTCTTGCTAGACTCAATGATTCTGCCATTGTTGGCCATATACCTCCAGTTACTTGCTTGGTTTCTGATTGTTCCTTGACTTTTACTACACAAGCTGCTCAAGAACTAGCACTCCCTATTCTTCTATTTTCACCATCCAGTGCCAACTCCTTATTGTCTATTATGCACTTCCGTACTCTTTCTGATAAAGGTCTAATACCACTCAAAG ATGAGAGTTATTTGACAAATGGGTATTTGGACACCAAACTAGACTGGATTCCAGGTTTGCAAAACTTTAGACTGAAGGACATGCCTGACTTTATAAGGACAACAGATCCAAATAACTTTATGGTAGAATATAGCATTGGTATGGCTGATAGTGTGCTCAAAGCCCCTGCTATTGTTATAAATACTTCTGATGAACTTGAGAGTGAGGCATTGAAGGCTCTCTCTTCTATGCTCCCTTCTGTTTACCCCATTGGCCCTTTCCCTTCATTTTTAAATCAAAGTCCACAGAGTCATTTGGAATCTTTAGGTTCCAATCTGTGGAAGGAAGATACTGAGTGGCTGGAATGGCTTAAGTCCAAGGAACCTAATTCTGTTGTTTATGTGAATTTTGGTAGCATCACGGTTATGTCTCCAGAGAAACTTTTGGAGTTTGCTTGGGGTTTGGCCAACAGCAAGAGACCCTTTTTATGGATCATTAGGCCTGACCTTGTGTTTGGTGGCTCAGTGATTTTGTCATCTGAGTTTGTGAATGAAATATCTGATAGAGGTCTAATTGCAAGCTGGTGTCCACAAGAGCAAGTGCTGAATCACCCTTCAATTGGTGGATTCTTGACTCATTGTGGATGGAACTCAACAATTGAAAGCATTTGTGCTGGTGTGCCAATGGTGTGTTGGCCATTTTTTGCTGATCAACCAACAAACTGCAGAAATATTTGCAATGAATGGGGCATTGGGATTGAAATTGACACTGATGTGAAGAGAAAGGAGGTGGAGAAACATGTGAATGAATTGATGGTGGGAGAGAAAGGAAAGAAGATGAGGCAAAAGGTGATGCAGTTGAAGAAGAAGGCAAAGGAGGACACTAGATCTGGTGGTCTTTCATTCATGAACTTGGACAAAGTGATTAGTGAAGTGTTGTTCAAACAAAATTAG